gacacatggaatgttcgattagcaatcaccatcaacaaagctcaagggcaatcattagaataatgaggtatagatctgaatacagattgtttttcccatggacaattatatgttgcatgttcaagagtcggtaaaccggacaatctatttatatgcacagacatataaatagatatgtCTTTTTTTGGCATGGCTTTTattccccccttttcaggataaattacagcttttaatggatcaattttggaaacaatcattttacattaaaatttacgcttttgcaataaaagaactaaCCCCCAGTGCACCCATATTACACCGTTAACCCTAAAAATTCCCTTTCAGTTgtatataatagattaatcactggttctaaatcacTATGAatataacctgagcctaaaacttACTTTTGAGGCTTCGGTCATCTTctccccatccgctacaatactacaaattaaagttaatctgtatttttcgatatacgtgctttttgcattactaaataaaaaaagtgctactttatatctgctgtttcaaaggttttggccccccctcccaaaaaaaagttCCTGCCTACGTTCCTGGCAAGGAACGTATCATGACCTCTTCAACTGAAGATGGATcaatatataaatgtaatagaatttgattttcaaataGAGGGACGTTAAATGCCCCTTTGCTTAATCAGCATTACAGTTCCCCTTTCCCAGCCCTAAGCCCTTACAAATACTTACAGCCTCATTAGAATAATACAGcctcattagaataatcaggtatagatctgaatacggattgtttttcccatggacaattttatggtgcatgttcaagagtcggtaaacctgacaatctatttatatgcacagacaataggacatcgaagaatgttgtatattctcaagttttacgtagttaaaaacacaaacacacacccacccacatatatatatatatatatatatatatatatatatatatatatatatatatatatatatatatatatatatatatatatatatatacatatatatatatatatatatatatatatatatatatatatatatatatatatatatatatatatatatatatatatatatatatatatatatatatatatatatatatatatatatatatatatatatatatatatatatatatatactagctgtcggggtggcgcttcgcgccaccccagcacctagttggtgggggtgcttcgcgccccccccaaacCCCACCGTGCGTGtatgtcgttacgcgccattgtagttgtgtccctgtgtcccatctgtgaatatagaaagatatatatctatctatctatatatatataaataatttgtctgtgtgtgtgtgggtctgtcgggtgacgtcatgtttgtgtgttgactgacgtcatgttttcgactgacgaaattaaagaacgagacatcgggacacaaatgacgaccgggacaccggcacatctatatatatcaaaataagttgtctgtgtgtgtgtgtgtgtctgtcgagtgacgtcaccaCGAGtgatcaccatcaacaaagcaccgggacacaaatgacgaccgggacaaagggagtataaatgacgaccaggacataagtaaaaaaaactaaaaaaagaggtaaaactacaaaaaaaaactaaaaagaaaaaaaaactaaaaactaataaaaaaaatctaaaaaagctagaaaactaaaaaagaaaaaaaaagaaaaaaaggaaaaaaaatgaaaaataaaggagaaaaacaaaacgaaaaataaaaaaaataaaaaaaaataaaaaaaagtaaaaacaaaaaaaaaactgaaaagaaaaaaagggggaaaatacaaaaatttatttactagAAGGGGTAACGCAGGTATAACGCAAATAAGTAGTTTACAATAGGCAAAGCAAACAAGTAACGCACTTCTCTAGGAAAGAATGGCACTGTGCTAAATTTTTGCCTCTGAAAATGATAAGCTCAATATATAttcgaacaaaaattttaagtcGACTGGCCATATTGGAACATTTATTTGACAGTTTTTTATGCCTCTTTGGGGCAAACATGCCGATGGGGCAGTGTTTTTTCctacttaaaaagagcattagacCTTACGATTCCCGTTAACCTTCTCctaacagaaaataaaacaacttccaaacaaaaaaccaaactCGAACTAATGATCATTCTTGTGAAGACAAGTCTTCAAGTCCTTTTGGGACTGTTTTGTCCCTCTTTTGGAGATCACGCAAATGTTCCAAAGCTCATTACTTATTTTCTTCCTCTCTTCTTAGGGGATGGTTAGAAATAGCACTAATTTCCTGGAGCTTGGGTTGTCTTAGAGTGTTTTAGGCAATCTATCTTCAGGGGATCTCACATATCCTTAGGAAGAACTACACTGGTTGGCAGATATGGTATTATCGGGAAATGATATGAGGTACCTGATGATCTCACATTCAACCAAAATTTCTTCCACGTCTGGTTGATATGACATcattaaagtgtttttttttgggggctCTTCCTGCATAATCACCCAGAGTGCCATAACCTGGTAAAAAGGAAATAATGACCATTGAGTCTGCGTTGCACAAGTGTCAATCTCTTGATTCACTGACTTCCACTTAGAGAGCAATACGTGGTGGGGAGACATTCATCCGACATCTCTTTGTTTTTGCCCTGATTTCtacaggtacccatttagaccTGGGACGcatctggctgagcttacagagtcatatCATTGACTTCTCTTCGAAACCAAATGACAAAGGACACCAGGTCAAAACTTTGTGTTCAAAATTTAGAGTCTAGGGAGCTAActactcggctaggacggcttTAACTGAAGCTAGATCAAATTCTATCATATTAATATGAACTTAGCTCCTCTTCAAGCAAAAGTTTTACCAACTTTTCTGGCCATTGTTTCTTGCTGCAGAGACAAGGGAACTGATAAAGAAACCTCATGGTTGGCTGTATCAATGTAATTACAAtatgacattttatttttttttgttttgctgtcACACTCCTCTTGGATGTTACTTCAGCAAGTCAAGTTTTTTTATGGTTGGTGAGCTTAATTAGTTTGTTTCCAAATTACCATGGCATGTTAGCATAGTTGCCAAGGTAATATCAAATATAacaagaaatgaataaaaaaggtGTAAAGGATATAATGAAGGTAATCTGAAACGGTATTGCAATAGTCCAATGCAGAGGCTGATTTATAGAAATTAAGGTGGGAACAGGAAGTTTTGAACTTAGATCCTTGATTTCTAGTTCAACGTTCCATGGCTTGGGAAACTGAAGTAAAGTAGTTCTCTTTTTCcttgataaaacttaaataGGCCTAATTAGCATAGATGGCATTTCATAGACCTTACAGTGTAGGTGGCCTGCTTGCCCagcaatttaatattaatcaattattgaataatatttaccttttttaatactTGAATAtctaaatattgtcttttttgtaatttattcttTCTCCCCCTAGATTGAGAAtaaagaatatagaaaaatctATATTCATACGATCTAAAATACAATTCATTCAGTTTCAACCGGGGTTCGTCCTTTACCTTATCCACCTAAAAAGCCAAAAGCTTTCTCTGTGTgtgatatattttttacaaaagatgTGTCTATATCTACAAGatgaaataactgaaaaatgaCTTCATACAtgttaaaatcataaaaatgtcacactaaaactaaaaaaaaaaacattttgtcgTTAAATATCCTTTTCGTTTAACACATTGACGTCATTCGTTATGACGCAAGGTACCAATATAAACAGACGCTTAAGCCGAGTCACCTCAATTTATTACAGAGAATCATGGGGAACACACCAACACAAAATAAACGTTCACATAACGAAGAGGACAAAGGTAAAAATGTTGTACCTACTGCGCTTGgaaaaattttgctttcaaaTGGTGCTACAATAGATGTCAAAGATAATTCTGGCAGAACGCTTTTACATATAGCTGCTGAGACCGGAAATATAGATACTTGTCAACTACTCatttcaaagggtgctaaaATTGATgccataaatttttataatcaaacgcctttacatatagctgttgCAACTGGAAATCgtgatatttgtcagctattgatttcaaagggtgctgcaatCGATgccattaataaaaataatgaaacacCGTTGCATAGAGCTGTCGAGGCTAGAAAGATGGATATTTGTAAGCTATTGCTTTCAAAGGGTGCTACAATAGATGCCAAAAATACTAGGAATGAAACGCCTTTACATATTGCTGCTGCGACTGGAAATCTaaatatttgtcagctattgatttcagagggtgctgcaatagatgccatTAATTCATGTAatcaaacacctttacatatagctgttgAGGCTAGAAATAAGAATATTTGtaagctattgatttcaaagggtgctacaATAGATGCCATAAATATTAGGAATGAAACGCCTTTAAATATTGCTGCTGCGACTGGAAATCTAAATATTTGTCAGcttttgatttcaaagggtgctacaATAGATGCCATAAATATTAGGAATGAAACGCCTTTAAATATTGCTGTTGAGACTAGAAATCTaaatatttgtcagctattgatttcaaagggtgctacaATAGATGCCATTAATGAACATAATGAAACACCTTTACATAGAGCTGTTGAGGGTAGAAAGATGGATATTTGTAAGCTATTGATCTCAAAGGGTGCTACAATAGATGCCAAAAATACTTGGAATGAAACGCCTTTACAGTTTGCTGCTGAGACTGGAAATCTAAATATTTGTAAGCTATTGATCTCAAAGGGTGCTACAATAGATGCCAAAAATACTTGGAATGAAACGCCTTTACATATTGCTGCTAAGACTGGAAATCTaaatatttgtcagctattgatttcaaagggtgctgcaatagatgccatTAATTCGTGTAATAATCCCTCGTGTCGCGAGAGAGATTTCTGTACAAGTAATTCGTGTAATGAAACACCTTTACATAGAGCTGTTGAGGCTAGAAAGATGGATATTTGtaagctattgatttcaaagggtgctacaatagatgccattaataaaaatatttggaatcaaacgCCTTTACATATTGCTGTTAGGACTAGAAATCTaaatatttgtcagctattgatttcaaagggtgctgcaatagatgccatTGATGCCTGTAATGAAACACCTTTACATACTGCTGCTATGAttaaagatataaatataagccagctattaatttcaaaagGTGCTAAAATAGATGCCAAAAATTTTTGTAATGAAACGCCTTTATTTATGgctgttttaactgaaaatctaaatatttgtcagctattgatttcaaagggtgctgcaatTGATgccattaatgaaaataatgaaacaCCTTTACATAGAGCTGTTGGTGGTAGAAATATCGATATTTGtaagctattgatttcaaagggtgctaaaATAGATGCCAAAAATACTTGGAATGAAACGCCTTTACATATTGCTGCTGAGACTGGAAATCgtgatatttgtcagctattgatttcaaagggtgctacaATAGATGCCAAAACTACTAGGAATGAAACGCCTTTATTTACAGCTGTTTCAACTCGAAATCTaaatatttgtcagctattgatttcaaagggtgctacaATAGATGCCAAAAATACTTGGAATGAAACGCCTTTACATATTGCTGCTGAGACTGGAAATCTaaatatttgtcagctattgatttcaaagggtgctgcatTAGATGCCATTAGGTCACGTAATGAAACACCTTTACATATTGCtgcttcgaaaaaaaaactaaatatatgcCAGCTATTAATTTCAATGGGGGCGAAAATAGACGCCATAGATTATGAGAAATTAACTCCTTTACATAGAGCTGTTAAGAATAGAGATCTAGATGTTTGTCAGCTACTGATTTCAAAAggtgctgcaatagatgccatTAATTCTTGTAATCAAACACCTTTACATTTAGCTGTTGAGGAGGAATTTCTATGCACTtctcagctattgatttcaaacggtgctacaatagatgccatagatttttttaatcaaacaccTCTACATTATGCTGCTTTTACTGGAAAACTAGAATtatgtcagctattgatttcaaatggtGCTAAAATAGATGCTTCAGATTCTTGTAACTCAACTCCTTTACATATTTCTGCACAGAACGGTTACTTGGATGTGTGTAAGTTACTAGTGTCAAAGGGTGCAGGCATAAATTCTTTAAACTCAGATAATGAGACACCTTTAATGCTAGCTTCTTTCTCTTACCCCTCAAAGGTGAGTGTGGGTgaatttcttttagaaaataacgCAGTTTTTCATCCTTACACATTGAAATCAATTTGTCGGGACATAGTAATTAAAAATGCACTCATTATTCAAAGATGCGATAATATTTTGGATATTCCGGGAAATTTGAAGAATTACCTAACTCATAAGGATGAACTTATAAGTTTTGAACCAAGAGAGTTGATGACATTTACACCACTCTGGTTAAAGTGGATGTACCAGAAACATGAGGAGTTGGCTAAGAGAACGAGTGCTTTAAACacgattttttataataataaaacgagaaaaaacGTCATGACTTCCGATAGGGTCTGAGACAGGGCGAGACACTACTGCAATACTTCCGCATTTGGTGCGTTTATTAaagctaaacttaaaaaaatacccaaaaaaggAAGAGTTTAGAATTTAGCTTTTCCcctttcaaaaaaataagacaTGATTCGAAGCTCAATTGATTTGTGGCTtaagaattttgttcaaattagctTCGGAAGTAATCAACTGGCAGTAATACACCCGCTTGTTTTTGTTTCGTCTTGCATTTACGAGAACCAACTGATGTGAGAATTATAGAAAGAAGTATCCTTATAGAGCTCTGCTGTggatatttctcaaaattttagccTCAAAAGTCTGACGACTGCCGTTTTGATATTATAATCAATACTAATTGTTTGGTATCTAAGAGCTGGAAATGCAGATCAAAAACAGCAAGGGCTTGAGGTGCTGGATATGCATTAGGCAAgatatttgatttgtttttttttctagacattTTTGTTAAATCCTAAATTTAGTATTTGGAATTGAATAATTGAATAATTTAGTATTTGAACTctctctttatatatatatatatatatatatatatatatatatatatatatatatatatatatatatatatatatatatatatatatatatatatatatatatatatatatatatatatatatatatatatatatatatactagctgttgattATAATATTCGCGCCCccacccaagccccccgcgcgcgtaagtcgttacgcgccattttagttacgcgccattgtagttgtgtccctatgtcccacctgtgaatatagatagatatatatatatatatatatatatatatataatatatatatatatatatatatatatatatatatatatatatatatatatatgtttttaactacgtaaaacttgcgaatatacaatattctttgctgtcccattgtctgtgcatataaatagattgtcaggtttaccgactcttgaacatgcaacatataatggtccatgggtaaacaatccgtattcagatctatacctcatgattctaatgattgcccttgacctttgttgatggtgattgctaatcgacgattccctgtgtcgccttcgtcatttatatatccccctgtgccccccggcgtccccgttgtagttgtgtccctgtgtcctggtcatcatttatatccatgtgtcccggttgtcatttgtgtcccggtgtccagtctgtgatttctctttgagggtcccgggcgtcatttatattccttttgtcccggtcgtcatttgtgtcccggtgtcccggtctgtatatacattcgtttttgtcccggtcgtcatttatattccatgtgtcccggttgtcatttgtgtcccggtgtcccagtctgtgatttctctttgagggccccgggcgtcatttatattccttgtgtcccggtcttcatttgtgtcccggtgtcccggtctgtatatacattcgtttttgaattggtctttttttgaggtttagttttttaccttttttttagttttttttagttatacctcatgattctaatggttgcccttgagctttgttgatggtgattgctaatcgaacgttccctgtgtccccgtcgtcatttatatatccccctgtgcccccagcgtcccgttgtggttgtgtccctgtgtcccggtcgtcatttatattccctgtgtcccggtcgtcatttttatcccggtgtcccggtctgtatatacattcgtttttgaaatggtatataatgaaataaattttgtatttttccccctttttttctttttatttttttggtttttacttttttttagtttttttattttttttttctttttctttttagtttttttatttttttttgttttgttttgtttttctcctttatttttcattttttttcctttttttcttttttttcttttttagtttctttagttttttagcttttttattttttttttattagtttt
The sequence above is drawn from the Artemia franciscana unplaced genomic scaffold, ASM3288406v1 Scaffold_6256, whole genome shotgun sequence genome and encodes:
- the LOC136043465 gene encoding ankyrin-3-like → MGNTPTQNKRSHNEEDKGKNVVPTALGKILLSNGATIDVKDNSGRTLLHIAAETGNIDTCQLLISKGAKIDAINFYNQTPLHIAVATGNRDICQLLISKGAAIDAINKNNETPLHRAVEARKMDICKLLLSKGATIDAKNTRNETPLHIAAATGNLNICQLLISEGAAIDAINSCNQTPLHIAVEARNKNICKLLISKGATIDAINIRNETPLNIAAATGNLNICQLLISKGATIDAINIRNETPLNIAVETRNLNICQLLISKGATIDAINEHNETPLHRAVEGRKMDICKLLISKGATIDAKNTWNETPLQFAAETGNLNICKLLISKGATIDAKNTWNETPLHIAAKTGNLNICQLLISKGAAIDAINSCNNPSCRERDFCTSNSCNETPLHRAVEARKMDICKLLISKGATIDAINKNIWNQTPLHIAVRTRNLNICQLLISKGAAIDAIDACNETPLHTAAMIKDINISQLLISKGAKIDAKNFCNETPLFMAVLTENLNICQLLISKGAAIDAINENNETPLHRAVGGRNIDICKLLISKGAKIDAKNTWNETPLHIAAETGNRDICQLLISKGATIDAKTTRNETPLFTAVSTRNLNICQLLISKGATIDAKNTWNETPLHIAAETGNLNICQLLISKGAALDAIRSRNETPLHIAASKKKLNICQLLISMGAKIDAIDYEKLTPLHRAVKNRDLDVCQLLISKGAAIDAINSCNQTPLHLAVEEEFLCTSQLLISNGATIDAIDFFNQTPLHYAAFTGKLELCQLLISNGAKIDASDSCNSTPLHISAQNGYLDVCKLLVSKGAGINSLNSDNETPLMLASFSYPSK